The region ttcttcagcacgTATCTTCAAAATGTGAAAACAAAATCAGTGAATGACAACGAAGTATAAAGAATAAAATGGATAAAGTCGCTATGTATAAAACAATGCTTATTAGACAGCAGCCTTTACTCTAAACATTGCTAAGTAAACATCAATATTTACTTTAAATAACAACCTAATAACAGTCTTTAATAAATAGTAGCATTTACTTAGTAAACAGCAACCTTTATTTCAAACAATGCTTAGGAAACAACAGTATGCAGGTGAATCATGGCATATGGGTGAATAATGGAATATGGGCAAAACACATTTCATACCTTCAAGTTGTAGCGCACAGATACAAGCTTGTGCAGCTTGCCATATAGAAGACGGTTTCTTTGCTTCGTGTGGACCAAAGCAAAAGCGCTCCAATTCCTCTCACAGCCACTTGACGAAACGCATTGTGATACAATCCTCAAGGCACACTTCTGCAGATTAGGAACTTCCCCTCCAAATTGGAACCACCACTCAGCTGCCAAGTTAAAACAAAATTAACATAGTGAGATGAACTGAGTTGCAAAACTGGGGTAATAGAGAATTTTACAAGTGGGGTAATTGGAACTTACTTGGTGACATTTTCTCTACAGAGGAACGTGCCAACCTTGAGCCAAACCTCCCACGACATTCTCTGTAAGTGCTGACTTCATCAATAGCCAAAACAGCGGTCTCAGGGTCTGCGATCTTCTCAATGGCATCTGTTAGTGCAAGAGCATAGTCCATCATCTTGCACATGTTGATCTGATAATGTGTGTAAGGATCAAGGACAACAGGTGCAAGGAGAAGGGAGAAAAAAAGAAGTTAAAACCATAAAAAGAGAGCGTCATAATACAAATTTAGTTAGTTTTGTAACTACCTGCAACCAATAGTGTGCCTTCTTGCATAGCATCGATCCTCTTGGACACCTT is a window of Triticum aestivum cultivar Chinese Spring unplaced genomic scaffold, IWGSC CS RefSeq v2.1 scaffold60594, whole genome shotgun sequence DNA encoding:
- the LOC123176651 gene encoding uncharacterized protein; the encoded protein is MCKMMDYALALTDAIEKIADPETAVLAIDEVSTYRECRGRFGSRLARSSVEKMSPTEWWFQFGGEVPNLQKCALRIVSQCVSSSGCERNWSAFALVHTKQRNRLLYGKLHKLVSVRYNLKIRAEEEEDPVRENDKQKEVDACAMMMDTTMFDATNPMMEWLNEDEEHAILDGVDAASAVFEKIRLLNSSRKVSRLARKDNGRKRKRVEEEEDDYHDSEDDDEENEELDLEINDDGSHDDGASQSDGGDS